GTTCCGCGCCATAGACCTGATTCACCGCTTCTACCCCAGCCTCAATAGCGGGCTTGACCTCCGAGGTGCTGCCGCGAATCGCCACCAGGAACTCCGCCCGCTCCGCCAGTCCGTAATACACCAGCGTCACCCGGCCCGCCTTCACCATCGCATCTGCCGCCGCCAAAATCCCTGGAAACCCGACGGTCTGAATCACTCCCACGGCTGCTGGCATACTGGCGCTCCCGGCTCACATTGAAAATCTCAGCATTCTATCTCAAGACTACATTGTACGGAGTTTGCTGCGCGGGCGCATGGGTGCGGACGAATGGTTTGTGGGATGAAAGGGTTATAGGGCAAACGGAGGGCGATCGCCTTATCTATAAAGCCTGTCCATTCATCGGACATACATTCCTACACTAGGATGTAGAAATCTAGACTTGCCGCAACCTTGCCCTCTATGTTGAAATCTGGTGCAACCGTTAGCCGCGAAAGCATTAAGCAAGAAATTGAGTAGCTCACGACCGAAGAGCTTCAACAGGTTGCCGACTTTATTGCGTTTCTAAGATTTCGCAACAAGCGCCGTCGAATGCTCGATGCCGAGCAGCTCGCGCTTCTCAATACTGAATTTGCAGAAGCCGATCGAGCGCTTGCCGAAGCAGGGATGGAAGACTACGCATCGTTGCTGCGCGAAGAGGATCAATTATGAGCTATGAGGGGCGATCGCCCATCGCCTCCCCTTCCCTAGTCGGCACTCTGTAGAATATGAAGTGTCGTCAACTCAAGTGACTTGCTCACTAAAACTGGCATGGCTCCCGCAGTTCTAATCGAAAACCTACAGAAGCGCTACGGCAGCGTAGAAGCGGTCAAAGACGTGTCGCTTCAGATCGAGCCAGGAGAAATCTTTGGGCTGCTGGGGCCCAACGGCGCAGGCAAAACGACGACGATTCGCTGCCTCTGCACGCTGTCTACGCCTGATGCGGGACGGATCGAGGTGTCGGGCGACTCGGTGCTAGAAAATCCCCGACTGGCGCGGCAGCGGCTTGGCTACGTCGCCCAGGAAGTGGCGCTGGATAAGGTGCTGACGGGGCGGGAACTGCTGGAACTGCAAGCGGCGCTGTATCATCTGCCCAAGGCAACGATTGGCGATCGCATTTCTCATGTAATCACGCTGTTGGGACTGACCGACTACGCCGACAAAAAAACAGGCACCTACTCCGGCGGCATCCGCAAGCGACTAGACCTAGCAGCGGGGCTGCTGCATCAGCCGGACGTGCTGGTGCTGGACGAGCCGACCGTGGGGCTAGACATCGAAAGCCGCACAGCGGTTTGGGACTTTTTGCGGAAGCTGCGGGAGGGCGGCACAACGGTCTTGTTGACCAGCCATTACCTGGAGGAAGTAGACGCGCTGGCAGATCGGGTCGCCATTATCGACCAGGGCAAGGTGATTGCCGCTGGCACGCCGTCGGCGCTGAAAGACGGACTGGGGGGCGATCGCATCACCCTGCGCCTGCGCGAGTTTACCCCAGCAGACGAAGCCCAGCGGGCCACGGACTTGCTGAAAACGCTGCCCTTTGTGCAAGAGGTGATTGTGAACGAAGCCCAGGGCAATTCGCTAAACCTGGTCGTAGACACTCAGAGCGATGCGCTGCTGACGATTCAGCAGGTGCTAAAGGAAAACGGGCTGCCCATCTTCGGTGTGTCGCAGTCGCGCCCCAGCCTGGATGACGTGTACCTCGCCGCGACTGGAAAGACCATCCTGGATGCCGAGATTGCCGCCGCTGCCAAGCGCGATCCCAAAAAAGAGAAAAAGCAGAATATGCGCTAGTTTGCCGGGTGCAGCCCTAAATGGTTCCGATTCATGTTGTGGGTATTGGGCTGGAGGGTGCCGCAGGGCTGACGGCGGCAGCACGGCAGGCAGTGAATCGCGCCACGCTGCTGGTGGGGAGCGATCGCCATCTGGC
The Thermoleptolyngbya sichuanensis A183 DNA segment above includes these coding regions:
- a CDS encoding ABC transporter ATP-binding protein, producing MAPAVLIENLQKRYGSVEAVKDVSLQIEPGEIFGLLGPNGAGKTTTIRCLCTLSTPDAGRIEVSGDSVLENPRLARQRLGYVAQEVALDKVLTGRELLELQAALYHLPKATIGDRISHVITLLGLTDYADKKTGTYSGGIRKRLDLAAGLLHQPDVLVLDEPTVGLDIESRTAVWDFLRKLREGGTTVLLTSHYLEEVDALADRVAIIDQGKVIAAGTPSALKDGLGGDRITLRLREFTPADEAQRATDLLKTLPFVQEVIVNEAQGNSLNLVVDTQSDALLTIQQVLKENGLPIFGVSQSRPSLDDVYLAATGKTILDAEIAAAAKRDPKKEKKQNMR
- a CDS encoding carbon dioxide-concentrating mechanism protein CcmK: MPAAVGVIQTVGFPGILAAADAMVKAGRVTLVYYGLAERAEFLVAIRGSTSEVKPAIEAGVEAVNQVYGAELVDYYIIPNPPENLEVVLPIKYTTKVQQFM